The DNA region CGTAAGCTGTGAAATAGCCGTTATCATGCCGCAAGAGGATCATGTTGCCATATCCGCAGAATCTCCCGGAGAAGACGACTTTGCCGTCGGCGGCAGCCTTGATCGGCGTTCCAGCCGGAGCGGAGACATCGATGCCGTCGTGATGGCGCCCTCGGCGAGGCCCGAACTTTGAGAAGAAGATCCCCTCGACAGGCCATTCAAACGTCACCGCACCCTTCTTGATATCGCCTTTTTTTTGCCCATGACCGGACACCACGAACTTGCCGCACACCTCTTTGTCGAGTGTGGCATGGCGTTTCGGCGCACTGCCGCAACCGGACGTCAGCGACGTGGTGAACACCATCGCCAACGCCACCAAGGGACATGCTATGATGCTGAACGTATCTTTCAAAGTTTAAGACTTCCTATTCTTAAAACATTCGCACGAAAACCGTGCCGATCAACCGGCAATTACGGTTGCTTCGCGGTCGACTCTGTTTCGATTTCAGAGAGGCGCTTCTTTATCGAATCCAGCTCCGCCTGCAGAGCATCGGCCTGGTCTTTGAGAAAGCTTTTCTCCGCTTCCGGATCCGGCTTCGCGTAAGGTGCCGGATATCCGCCAAAGCGCATCCAGCCCGGCTGACCGGTGGCATAGTACATGTGCCGCCAGCCCCTACCGCCTCCGCCGATTCCGCGACCACGGCGAACCCCTCTGCCGTAGCCACACAAGGGCCCGGCATTGGTATAGCCGGGCATGTCATAACCAACGCAAAACCCCTCACCGCGTCCGGTCATCGGCCCTGCACCCATCGGCCCTGTCCCATCTCCTCTTGGCATATAATTACCCTCCTTCCTCTGTGTTTATCTCTCTCACCATATTCGTCCCGCACTTCGGGCATTTCATCTCCATACAGGGCACGCCCGGTTTATGCACCTCGCGGTGCCCACACTTTGGACATACACAGAATCCGGCAGGACCTGCCGCCAACGGCCCACCCATCCTCCCACGCCCCCCTCCACCGCCACCCCTGCCTCCAGTTCCCCTTCCTCTCATAGT from bacterium includes:
- a CDS encoding DUF5320 domain-containing protein; this encodes MPRGDGTGPMGAGPMTGRGEGFCVGYDMPGYTNAGPLCGYGRGVRRGRGIGGGGRGWRHMYYATGQPGWMRFGGYPAPYAKPDPEAEKSFLKDQADALQAELDSIKKRLSEIETESTAKQP
- a CDS encoding M23 family metallopeptidase, whose product is MALAMVFTTSLTSGCGSAPKRHATLDKEVCGKFVVSGHGQKKGDIKKGAVTFEWPVEGIFFSKFGPRRGRHHDGIDVSAPAGTPIKAAADGKVVFSGRFCGYGNMILLRHDNGYFTAYAHNRANLVDKGEKVAQGEVIAEVGRTGRTTGNHLHFEVRRGRKAMDPLSFLPVTDGVYVKKGMHVGGEQYAISSSKQGSQYANKDSPRARKSKKSGKVAKAAVVKIAPKATGRKK